The following coding sequences are from one Heptranchias perlo isolate sHepPer1 chromosome 13, sHepPer1.hap1, whole genome shotgun sequence window:
- the LOC137331169 gene encoding lactosylceramide 4-alpha-galactosyltransferase-like, which produces MKNLKRLCLLTVFLFTCAILYKQFKFIIGYQQTMVQSDIDYPRPDATPGLMFVDSTDKVELSPLSVCSVESAARANPEKPIYYFIRGFNGNLSDYPDQYMIFQTLQSMKNVILLPLKLKTLFENTPLDDWYQKVDPDLETYWIHVLSDACRLALLWKYGGIYLDTDIISLKPLRFTNFICAQQENLANGAALGLSRHHNFTQDCMEDYVKNYEGTIWGQQGPLLMSRVLRRWCKTEDLDEFIDAKCKDISYLPSKFFYPIPYTDWEKYFEHWTLDNIKATFSDTYGAHIWNFLSSGKQDNMNDGSRGLLEYFFREYCPRTYNTFYTNQ; this is translated from the exons ATGAAAAACCTGAAGAGACTATGCCTGCTCACCGTCTTTCTGTTTACTTGTGCTATCCTCTACAAACAATTTAAATTCATCATCGGCTATCAACAAACGATGGTTCAATCTGATATTGATTATCCCAGACCGGACGCAACCCCCGGGCTCATGTTTGTAGATTCCACCGATAAAGTGGAGCTCTCGCCGCTGTCCGTTTGCTCGGTGGAGTCAGCAGCCCGAGCAAATCCCGAGAAACCCATTTATTATTTCATAAGAGGTTTCAATGGGAATTTATCAGACTACCCAGATCAATACATGATCTTCCAAACTCTTCAATCAATGAAAAACGTCATCCTATTACCCTTGAAGCTCAAAACACTCTTCGAAAATACCCCTTTGGATGACTGGTATCAAAAG GTAGACCCAGATTTGGAAACCTACTGGATTCATGTGCTCTCAGATGCCTGTAGGCTAGCTCTCCTGTGGAAATACGGTGGCATCTACCTGGACACGGACATCATATCCTTAAAACCATTGCGTTTCACAAACTTCATCTGCGCCCAACAGGAAAATCTTGCCAATGGAGCAGCTCTGGGACTGAGCCGGCACCACAACTTCACACAGGACTGCATGGAAGATTACGTCAAGAATTATGAGGGTACAATTTGGGGTCAACAAGGCCCTCTGCTAATGAGCCGTGTATTGAGACGCTGGTGTAAAACAGAAGACCTTGACGAATTTATTGATGCAAAGTGCAAAGACATTTCCTACCTGCCTTCAAAGTTTTTCTATCCAATTCCATACACAGATTGGGAAAAATACTTTGAACATTGGACGCTGGACAATATCAAAGCTACTTTCTCAGATACGTATGGAGCACATATTTGGAATTTTCTAAGCTCTGGGAAACAGGATAATATGAACGATGGGAGTAGAGGGCTATTAGAATACTTTTTCCGTGAATATTGTCCAAGAACATACAACACTTTTTATACAAATCAGTGA